A stretch of the Capsicum annuum cultivar UCD-10X-F1 chromosome 8, UCD10Xv1.1, whole genome shotgun sequence genome encodes the following:
- the LOC107839453 gene encoding extensin-3-like: protein MKSLGKLSQWSFLTAALAICLVVSTVVADYSYEYTSPSPSHDSNKYYKSPSPSKYHVPTPYYKKPSPSYYYYKSPAPSKHAYYKSPSPVKYYKSHSPTKYYKSPIVTKYYKPHSPSKHYYKAHVPSKHYYKSPSSSKYYYKSPVATKYYKSPTPSKHYYKSPSPSKYYYKSPSPAKYYKSPTPSTHYYYKSPTPTKYYKTHVPSNYYKSPSPTKYYKSPVYYKSPPPPPTYYKK from the coding sequence ATGAAAAGCTTGGGGAAGTTGAGCCAATGGTCCTTTCTAACAGCTGCTTTGGCAATTTGCTTAGTGGTCAGCACTGTTGTTGCTGATTACTCTTATGAGTATACTTCTCCCTCACCTTCTCATGACTCTAACAAGTACTACAAATCACCATCTCCATCCAAGTATCATGTACCCACTCCTTACTACAAGAAACCTTCTCCATCATACTACTACTACAAATCACCAGCACCTTCAAAGCATGCCTATTACAAGTCTCCATCACCAGTAAAATATTACAAATCTCACTCACcaacaaaatattacaagtcGCCCATTGTGACGAAGTATTATAAGCCACATTCTCCTTCAAAACATTACTATAAAGCGCATGTTCCTTCAAAGCATTACTACAAATCTCCATCTTCTTCAAAATACTACTATAAGTCACCAGTTGCAACGAAGTATTACAAGTCACCTACTCCCTCAAAGCATTATTACAAGTCACCTAGTCCTTCAAAGTATTACTACAAGTCCCCATCACCCGCAAAGTACTACAAGTCGCCTACTCCGTCAACACACTATTACTACAAGTCACCAACCCCAACAAAATATTACAAAACACATGTTCCATCTAATTACTACAAGTCTCCTTCACCAACAAAATACTACAAGTCACCAGTTTACTACAAgtctccaccaccaccaccaacttaTTACAAGAAA
- the LOC107839454 gene encoding extensin-3-like: MKNFGKLGQWSFLTAAFAIYLVASTVVADYSYEYTSPSHSHNSNKYYKSPYPSKYNVPTPYYKKPSSSHYYYKSPAPSKHAYYKSLSPVKYYKSHLPAKHYKSQIVTKYYKSHAPSKHYYKAHVPSKHYYKYPSPSKHYYKSPVATKYYKSPTPSKHYYKSPTPSKYYYKSPTPSKNYYKSPSPAKYYKSPTLSTHYYYKSPSPTNYYKSPSPSKYDNPPSPTKYYKSPVYYKSPPPPPTYYEKSPSYYKSPPPPPKYYEQSPKYYNSPLPPPKYYEQSPSSYKSPPPPPKYYEQSPTYKSPPPPYYQESTPSYKSPPPPPKFYEQSPATYNSPPTPKTYEESPSYYSPPPPPFYKETPTYASPPPPTKYEQSTTYASPPPPSSSPPPTYY; this comes from the coding sequence ATGAAAAACTTTGGGAAGTTGGGCCAATGGTCCTTTCTAACAGCTGCTTTTGCAATTTACTTAGTAGCCAGCACCGTTGTTGCTGATTACTCTTATGAGTATACTTCTCCCTCACATTCTCACAACTCTAACAAGTACTACAAATCACCATATCCATCCAAGTACAATGTACCCACTCCTTACTACAAGAAACCTTCTTCATCACACTACTACTACAAATCACCAGCACCTTCAAAGCACGCCTATTACAAGTCGCTATCACCAGTAAAATATTACAAATCACACTTACCAGCAAAACATTACAAGTCGCAAATTGTAACAAAGTATTATAAGTCTCATGCTCCATCAAAACATTACTACAAAGCACATGTTCCTTCAAAGCATTACTACAAGTATCCATCTCCTTCAAAGCATTACTATAAGTCACCCGTTGCAACAAAGTATTACAAGTCACCTACTCCTTCAAAGCATTATTATAAGTCACCTACTCCTTCAAAGTATTACTACAAGTCCCCAACTCCTTCAAAGAACTACTACAAGTCCCCATCGCCTGCAAAGTACTATAAGTCGCCTACTCTATCAACACACTATTACTACAAGTCACCATCCCCAACAAATTATTACAAATCACCCTCTCCATCGAAATACGACAACCCGCCTTCACcaacaaaatattacaagtcacCAGTTTACTACAAgtctccaccaccaccaccaacttaTTACGAGAAATCACCTTCGTACTACAAGTCACCTCCCCCTCCACCAAAATACTATGAGCAATCTCCTAAGTACTACAATTCACCTCTACCCCCACCAAAGTACTATGAACAATCACCATCTTCATACAAATCTCCACCACCTCCACCAAAATACTACGAGCAATCACCAACTTACAAGTCTCCACCTCCACCATACTACCAAGAATCTACACCTTCGTATAAATCTCCTCCACCACCTCCAAAATTCTATGAACAATCACCTGCAACCTACAACTCACCACCTACTCCAAAGACCTATGAAGAATCACCATCATACTACTCACCTCCACCACCGCCGTTCTACAAGGAAACACCCACCTATGCTTCACCTCCCCCACCTACGAAATATGAGCAATCTACCACCTATGCTTCACCTCCACCCCCATCATCATCTCCTCCACCAACCTACTACTAA
- the LOC107839455 gene encoding pentatricopeptide repeat-containing protein At3g60050, with amino-acid sequence MYSVALFGQRVTQRFSYFSTFSRFLCNQQSDTDGTGNGFGRIEDYLNESWKSMKSDNNMKDNSDMQESVDFTGMNGCYGGHFRQKFSTRHDFIEKARNEASMILEILQQDGPGFDAKTALDNSHITVSSLLVREVLLGILKTINYANKNRCAKLGYKFFVWSGQKENYRHTANSYQLIMKIFAESEEFKAMWRLVDEMTEKGYPTTGRTFNLLICTCGEAGLAKKVVERFIKSKTFNYRPFRHSFNAILHSLLGVNHYRLIEWVYQQMLVEGHLPDMLTYNILLCSKYRLGKLDQFHRLLDEMGRNGFSPDFHTFNILLHVLGKGDKPLAAVNLLNHMKEVGYEPSVLHFTTLIDGLSRAGNLDACKYFFEEMIRQGCMPDVVCYTVMITGYVVAGELDIAQELFIDMRANGQLPNVFTYNSMIRGLCMAEKFDEACMMVKEMESRGCNPNFMVYSTLVSYLKNAGKLSKAHEVIRHMVDKGQYVHLVPKFKRYRRC; translated from the coding sequence ATGTATTCGGTAGCTCTCTTTGGTCAAAGAGTTACTCAAAGATTCTCATATTTTAGCACCTTTTCACGGTTTTTATGTAATCAACAATCTGACACTGATGGAACTGGAAATGGTTTTGGGAGAATCGAGGATTACTTGAATGAGAGCTGGAAGAGTATGAAGTCCGATAATAATATGAAAGATAATTCTGACATGCAGGAGTCAGTTGACTTTACTGGAATGAACGGCTGCTATGGAGGCCATTTCCGGCAAAAATTTTCAACCCGGCACGATTTTATTGAGAAAGCAAGAAATGAGGCTAGTATGATTCTTGAAATTCTTCAACAAGATGGTCCAGGATTTGATGCAAAAACAGCTTTAGATAATTCACATATTACGGTTTCAAGCCTGCTTGTGAGAGAAGTTCTTCTAGGTATCTtgaaaacaataaattatgctaATAAAAATAGGTGTGCGAAGCTGGGGTACAAGTTTTTTGTATGGTCTGGTCAAAAAGAAAATTACCGGCATACGGCAAATTCATACCAACTTATAATGAAGATTTTTGCAGAGTCTGAGGAATTCAAGGCTATGTGGAGATTAGTAGATGAGATGACTGAGAAAGGATACCCTACAACTGGTAGGACATTTAATTTGTTGATATGTACTTGTGGAGAGGCAGGTTTGGCTAAAAAAGTAGTAGAGAGGTTTATTAAGTCAAAGACATTTAATTATAGACCATTCAGGCATTCGTTTAATGCAATTTTACATTCCCTTCTGGGTGTAAATCATTATAGGTTAATTGAGTGGGTATATCAGCAAATGTTGGTTGAAGGTCATCTTCCTGACATGTTAACTTATAACATACTGTTATGCTCAAAATATAGGCTGGGAAAGCTGGATCAGTTTCATAGATTATTAGATGAAATGGGCCGGAATGGATTTTCACCCGATTTTCATACATTTAACATCCTTCTTCATGTTCTTGGTAAAGGAGATAAACCGCTAGCAGCAGTCAACCTTCTAAACCACATGAAAGAAGTTGGTTATGAACCAAGCGTTCTCCATTTTACCACTTTGATAGATGGGTTAAGTCGGGCTGGTAATTTGGATGCTTGCAAATACTTCTTTGAAGAGATGATTAGGCAGGGTTGTATGCCTGATGTTGTGTGTTACACTGTTATGATAACAGGATACGTTGTGGCTGGGGAACTTGATATAGCTCAGGAACTGTTCATTGACATGCGTGCCAATGGGCAGTTGCCAAACGTGTTTACTTACAATTCCATGATTCGGGGGCTCTGTATGGCTGAGAAATTTGACGAGGCATGCATGATGGTGAAAGAAATGGAATCAAGGGGTTGTAATCCAAATTTTATGGTGTATAGTACTTTAGTCAGTTATTTGAAAAATGCTGGAAAGCTGTCCAAAGCTCATGAAGTAATAAGACATATGGTGGATAAAGGACAGTATGTCCATCTCGTTCCAAAGTTCAAAAGATATAGAAGATGTTAA
- the LOC107879780 gene encoding spore wall protein 2-like produces MIENLEEHVFRLEDSIKDIADFVKEERLRRAEKERQKKRDEAEGVQVQSRHSTARAGCDDSGIKEALLEVAALEHSSINADEVMISEVAAVVEKENLDEGDEEKEEEKNEKVVCEEENKADGSAGVKKEDHDEGGQDEDDKNEKNGCEEENNEGDGEKTEEKNAQEVEKKQHKKEGKSDAPEKEGIAEKDNKNEFPNLDEFLNEVSQEIDKMMVKTENVESLDNY; encoded by the exons ATGATTGAAAATCTGGAAGAACACGTGTTTAGGTTGGAGGATTCGATCAAGGACATCGCTGATTTCGTAAAAGAAGAGAGGCTGAGGAGAGCAGAAAAGGAGAGgcaaaagaagagagatgaagcTGAAG GTGTGCAGGTGCAAAGTCGGCATTCAACGGCGAGGGCTGGCTGCGATGACAGCGGCATCAAAGAAGCCCTCCTTGAGGTAGCAGCTTTGGAACATTCCTCCATCAATGCTGATGAGGTGATGATCTCTGAGGTTGCAGCTGTGGTAGAGAAGGAAAATCTGGATGAAGGCgatgaagagaaagaagaagaaaaaaatgaaaaagttgtttgtgaagaagaaaacaaagctGATGGATCAGCTggtgtgaagaaggaggatcatgACGAAGGCGGACaggatgaagatgataaaaatgaaaaaaacggttgtgaagaagaaaacaatgaaGGAGATGGAGAGAAAACAGAAGAGAAGAATGCacaagaagttgagaaaaaacaacataaaaaagaaggaaaaagtgaTGCACCAGAAAAAGAAGGCATCGCGGAGAAGGATAACAAGAATGAATTTCCAAACTTGGATGAATTTCTTAATGAAGTTAGTCAGGAAATCGACAAGATGATGGTGAAAACCGAAAATGTTGAATCTTTAgacaattattaa